GCCCAGCATGCCGCGCTGGCCTGCTTCGAGCCGGACACCATCGCCCTCTTCGAGCAGCGCCGCCACGCCTTCCAGGCACGCCGCGACTACCTGCTGCCCGCCCTGCGGGCGTTGGGCTTCCGCATCGAGGTCGAACCGGAAGGCGCGTTCTATCTCTATTGCGACGTCAGCGGGTTCACCGATGACGCGCAGGCCTTCTGCGCGCACTTCCTGGAAACCGAGCACGTGGCATTCACCCCGGGCCTGGATTTCGGGCATTACCGCGCCAACCAGCACGTGCGGCTGGCGTATACGCAGGAAATTCCGCGATTGGAAGAAGCCGTGGCAAGGATCACGCGCGGCCTGCAAACCTGGAAGGGCTGAAAAAAAACGCCGCGCATCACGCGCGGCGTTCAAAAGGGGTGGAGCCAACCAGACGCCCCACCACCCGGAGGAGAAGCTTGCCCGCGCCGCGGCGGGCAAGCATCGACGGGTAGCCCCGGCCGTTGGCCGGAAACCGGTTATTTCAACCGTTCCCACAGGAAGCTGTAGGCCAGCGCCGACATGTGCGCGGCCTGCGCATTGTTCGCCGCGCCGCCGTGGCCGCCTTCGATGTTCTCGTAGTAGGTCACGTCCTTGCCCGCTTCGATCATCTTCGCCGCCATCTTGCGGGCATGGCCCGGGTGGACGCGGTCGTCACGGGTCGAGGTGGTAAACAGCACCGGAGGATACGTCTTCTTCGGATCGAACAGGTGGTACGGCGAGAAGGTTTGAATGTACGCCCAGTCGGCGGTGTCGGGGTTGCCGTATTCGGCCATCCACGAGGCGCCGGCCAGCAGGTGGCTGTAGCGCTTCATGTCCAGCAGCGGCACCTGCACCACCACCGCCCCGAACAGCTCCGGGTACTGGGTGAGCATGTTGCCGGTGAGCAGGCCACCGTTGCTGCCGCCCTGCACGCCCAGGTGCCGGGGCGAGGTGATCTTCCGGCTCACCAGGTCGCGGGCGACCGCAGCCATGTCCTCATACGCCTTGTGCCGGTTCTGCTTCAGCGCCGCCTGGTGCCAGCGCGGGCCGTACTCGCCACCGCCACGGATGTTGGCCACCACGTACACGCCGCCCTTTTCCAGCCAGGCGCGGCCCATGCCGCCGGAGTACGACGGGGTCAGCGAGATCTCGAAGCCGCCGTAACCGTACAGCAGGGTCGGGTTGGACCCGTCCAGCTTCATGTCCTTGGCATGCACCACGAAGTACGGCACGCGGGTGCCGTCCTTGCTGGTGGCGAAGTGCTGCTCGATGACCTTGCCTTCGGCATCGAAGAACGCCGGCATGGTCTTGAGCACTTCCGGCTGCTTGCCGATCTCTGCCAGCGCCAGGGTGGTCGGGGTCAGGTAGTCGGTGACGGTCATCCACACCGCATCGCTTTCGTCGGCATCCACCGCGCCTACCGCCACGGTGCCGAACGAGGGCGCGCCGGTGAAGTCGCTCTTCTTCCAACCCTCGGCCGACGGCGTCAGCACCTGCAGGCGGCTCTTGACGTCATCCAGCACGTTGAGCACCAGGTGGTTCTTCGTCCAGCTCGAGCCGGCCAGCGAGGTGGTCGCGGTGGGGGCGAACAGCACCTCGAAGTCGCGCTTGCCGGCAATGAAGTCGTCCAGCCTGGTGATCAGCAGCGAACCGGCCGCATAGGTCTTGCCACCCACCGTCCACGGATCGCGCAGCTCCAAGGTGAGCCACTGCTTGCGCAGGCCTTTTTCGGCCGAGTTCGGCGCATCGATCCTGGTCAGCGTGCCATCGTCGGCGCGCAGGTAGATCTCGTTGTTGTAGAAGGCCAGCGTGCGGCTGACCAGGTTGCGCTCATAGCCGGGCGTGTCGTCGTGCATCGCCGCGATGTACATGTCATCGGACTTGCCTTCGTAGACCACGCTGGCCGCCGACAGCGGCGTGCCGCGCTTCCATAGCTTGGCCACCCGCGGATAGCCGGAGGTGGTCATGCTGTCCTTGCCGAAATCGGTGTAGACGAACACGGTGTCGCGGTCGATCCAGCCCAGCCCGCCCTTGGATTCGGGACGGAAGAAGCCGTCCTTGATCCAACGCTTGTTGGCCAGGTCGAATTCGCGGGTCACGTCGGCATCGGCGCCACCGCGCGACAGCGCGACGAGGCAGCGGGTGTACTCCGGGCGCAGGCATTCGGCACCGTGCCACACCCAGTTCTCGCCTTCGGCCTTGTTCAGCGCGTCCAGGTCGAGCACGGTCTCCCACTTCGGGGCCGGCTTGCGGTACTCATCCAGCGTGGTGCGCCGCCACAGGCCGCGCTCGTGCTGCTTGTCCTTCCAGAAGTTGTAGTAGTACTCGCCGATCTTCTGCACGCCGGGAATCTTGGCATCCGAATCGAGCACCTCGCGGATGCTGGCTTCCATCTGCTTGAAGGCCGGGGTCTGGGCCAGGCGGCCTTCGGACTTGGCGTTCTGCTGCTTGACCCAGTCCAAGGACTTGTCGCCGGTGACATCTTCCAGCCAGGCGTAGGGATCGGCAGGGGTCTCAGCGGCCATCGCGGTTCCAGCGGCACCAGCAGAGAACAGGCCTGCCATCAGGCAGGCAGAGGCGAGTCGTGACATTGCGGCTCCAGGTGGTCATATCCCCCGGACGCTATCACACGGCCTGCCCCGCTCCCCCCTGTCGAAGGTCAGGGCGAAGGCGGGGAGCCGCGCGGCTGACCCGGCGGCGCGCCTGCGGGCCGCGCCGACGGCGGGCCTGCCAGGCCAACAGCGACGTCGGCAGGCGGAAGCGGTACAGGCTCCACCACGCCAGGCACGGCATGCCGACCAGCCACATCGGCAACCACCCCACCCATTCACTGCTGCCACGCGCGGCCGGCCACACCAGCACCACGGCCAGACCGGCCAAGGCCACCTGGCGAACGCCCCGCAGGATGCGGGGATCGGGGGCCTGCGGGGCGCGGGTGCCAGGCTGCGGGGTGCGGGAACGGCGCGAAGACGACAGGGTCATGACAGGGCTCCATGCGAAAGTGATGCGTCACCTTGCCGTGCTGCCATCTCACAGGCTGCGACCTTCGCATTCCCGCCATTGACGTTCTCTTCCGTCCCACCCACCATGCCTGCAGCCACGCTGACCGACCCATGGCCTGTGCCACCACTGGAGCTTTTCGCCGCATGTCTTCGAACCGCCCGCTTCGCGTTGTCCTGCTGCTGTCGACGCTTTCGCTGCTGTCCGCCTGTGCGTTCGGCGACAGCAAGCCGACCCCGGTGCCGACGGTCAGCACCCCGGCCAGCGCGCCGATCGACCTGCAGAAGTTCATGGGTACCTGGTACGTCATCGGCCGCGTGCCGAACCCGGTCGAGCGCGGCCACGTGGCCAGCGTCAACCAGTACACGCTGCGCGGCGACCAGAAGGTGGCCATCACGTATCGCTTCCGCGATGGCTTCTCGCAGCCGCAGCAGGAACTGACCGTGCGCGCCTCCGTGGACGAGGAAAGCGGCAACCACAACTGGCGCACCTGGTTCTACAAGGTGGTGCCGACCCATACCCGCGTACTGGAAGTGGCGCCGGATTATTCGTGGGCGATGCTGGGGTACCCGGGCCGCGAGATGGCCTGGATCTTCGCGCGCAAGCCGGACATGGACAAGGACCTGTACAAGGAACTGGCCACGCGCCTGCGCGACCAGTACGGGGTCAACACCGACAAGCTCAAGCGCGTGCCGCAACACCCCGAGCAGGTGGACCGCCTGGGCTACGAGGTTCCGAACGTAAGGTGATCAGGCCGCAACGCGCGGCATGACCCTGCGTTCGATGTCCTGCCACGTAGACAGGGTCTTGAGGTCGTATTCGGCCTGCAGTGCGAGCCACGAGGCGGCGTCACCGCCGAAATGGCGCGCCAGCCGGGCCGCCGTATCCGCGGTGACGCCCCTGGTTTCATGCACGATGGCATGCAGCCGGGTGGCCGGCACGTCCAGGGCACGCGCGAGCGCATTGATGCTCAGCTCGAGCGGCGCCATGAATTCCTCCCGCAGGATTTCGCCCGGGTGGATGGCCCTCAGTTTGTTGGCGGCACGGCTCATGGTCGGCATCCTCAGTGGTAATCAACGATTTCGACATGGCACGGACCTGCATCCGTCCAGGTGAAACACACGCGCCATTGGACATTGATGCGGATGCTGAACTGCCCTCGTCGTTCGCCCGCCAGCGCTTCAAGACGGTTGCCGGGCGGACTGCGCAGGAACTGCAGGGTCTGCGCCGCGTCCAGCATCTGCAGCTTGCGCTCGGCAACCGCCTGGATGCTGCGGAACCGCCGTGGGCATCGGCCTTCGAACAGGGCAAGCGTGTGGCGGCAGCGGAAGGACTGGATCATTCCGCGAAGCGTAATACGCTGAACGGAATATAGCACAGACGCGGATCACGCAATGCCGACGCGGTCGAACGTCGGATCAATCCGATCGCCGGTTCGTATCGCCAGGCTCAATGATTGCGCCAGGTACGCCCCTTACTTGCGCGAATACCGCCCCACCAGCCAATCGCCCAGCATCTGCAGCAGCTGGACCAGCACCAGCAGCAGCACCACGGTGACCAGGGCCACGTCGGTGTGGGAGCGTTGGTAGCCGTCGCGGAACGCCAGGTCGCCCAACCCACCTGAGCCGATCGCGCCGCCCATGGCGGTGAAGCCGATCAGCGCGATCACGGTGACGGTGGCACCGGCAATGAGGCCCGGCCGTGCTTCGGGCAGCAGTACCCGGCTGACCAGCTGCCAGGTGGTGGCGCCCATCGCCTGGCTGGCTTCGATCACGCCGCGGTCCACTTCGCGCAGCGCGGTTTCCACCAGGCGCGCGTAGAACGGTGCGGCACCGATGACCAGCGGCACGATCGCGCCGCGTACGCCGAGCGAGGTGCCCATCATCCACAGCGTGATCGGAATCAGCACGATCATGAGGATGATGAAAGGCACCGAGCGCAGCAGGTTGACCAGCAGCGCCAGCCCGCCATACAGCACCGGCTTGCGGTGCAGCTGCGGCGAGCCGGTCAGGAACAGCAGCACGCCCAGCGGCAGGCCGATGGCCAGCGTGAGCGGCAGCGAGCCGGCCAGCATCAGCAGGGTGTCGACGGTGGCCTGGCCGATATCGGCCCATTTGGCGGCGTCGAGGTGGCGGAAGAAACCGCCGGCAGTGGCCAGGATCATCGACGCAGCTCCTCCAGGTGAACGCCGGCGGCAACGAAGCCGGCCTGCGCGGCCTGTACGTCGCCGCCCACCAGCGATACCGTCAGCTGGCCATACGGGGTGTCTTTGATCCGGTCGATGCGGCCGGACAGGATGTTGTAGTCCACCCCCGTCTCGCGGGCGATGCGGCCGAGCACCGGCTCATAGGTATCGGTACCGAGGAAGGTCAGGCGCACGATGCGCCCGGCCACGGCGTCGAAATCCTTGTGCAGCTCGCCTTCGTCGACCTGCTCGGATTCGTTGACGAAGCGGCGCGTGGTCGGGTGCTGCGGGTGCAGGAACACCTCGGTGACCGGCCCGGTTTCCACCAGGTGGCCAGCATCCAACACGGCCACGCGGTCGCAGACGCGGCGGATCACATCCATCTCGTGGGTGATCAGCACGATGGTCAGGCCCAGCTCGCGGTTGATCCGGCCCAGCAGCTTCAGCACCGAGGCGGTGGTCTGCGGGTCGAGCGCGCTGGTCGCTTCGTCGCACAGCAGGATCTGCGGACGGGTGGCCAGGGCGCGGGCGATGCCGACGCGCTGCTTCTGGCCGCCGGACAGCTGTGCCGGATACTTGTTGGCGTGCGCCTCCAGGCCCACGGTGTGCAGCAGTTCGTCCACGCGCGCGTCGATGTCCGCACGCGGGGTACCGGCCAGCTCCAGCGGGAAGGCCACGTTGGCCGCCACCGTGCGCGAGGACAGCAGGTTGAAGTGCTGGAAGATCATGCCGATCTTCCGGCGCAGCGCACGCAGGCCGTCGCGGTCCAGCGCGGTGACGTCCTCGCCATTGATCAGCAGGCGGCCACCGGTGGGTTCTTCGAGCCGGTTGATCAGCCGGATCAGGGTCGATTTGCCCGCGCCGGAATGGCCGATGATGCCGAACACTTCGCCGGCCTCGATGGTCAGGTCGAGCGGCTGCAGCGCGGCGATCGCGCGGCCGCCGACGGCATAGGATTTGTGCAGGCGCTGGAACTCGATCACTTCGCGGTCAACCGGGGCATCGACGGGAGGGGGCGTGCAGCCTACCAGCGCGGGACGGCCCTGGCCCGCGCGGCAGCAGCGAATCATATTCCGTTTGATTATAAGGCGGCGTCATCGCCTGCCCGGCGGCGCTCAGGGGTGGTCCAGCGGCTGCGGCGCCCGCACCTGGCGGACCCGCTCGCGGTGCAGCAGGTACAGCCCGGAGGCCACGATGATCGCCGCGCCCAGCCAGGTGAAGCGGTCCGGCAGCACGCCCCAGAACAACAGGTCCCAGCCGATCACCCAGACCAGCCCGGTGTATTCCAGCGGGGCGATCAGCGAGGCCTCGCCCAGCTGGAAGGCCCGCGTCAGCGCCACCTGGCCACCCGCCCCGGCCAGGCCCATGCCGGCGATCAGCCAGCCATGGCGCAGCTGCAGCGGCTGCCAGTCCGGGATCGCCAGCAACCCGGCGCCCAGCGCCAGGATCACCAGGAACCAGACCACCATCGACTGCGGCGTGTCGGTGCGGGTCAGCATGCTGACGGTGATCGCCGCCACCGCATAGGCGGTGGCCGCCAGCAGCACCATCAGGCCCGGAATGGAAATGAAGCCATCCACGCCGGGACGCAGCACCACCAGCACCCCGACCAGGCCGATGCCGATGGCGAGCCAGCGGCGTGGCCCGACGTATTCACCGAGCAGCGGCACCGACAGCGCGGCGATCAGCAGCGGCGCGACGAAATAGATGGTGTAGGCGGTGGACAGCGGCAGGCTGCGCAGGGCGAACACGAAGCACCCGATCATGGCCATGCCGAGCAGCCCGCGCAGCAGGTGCAGGCCCCACCGGACCGGAATCAGCGAGCGCGGGCCGGCCGTGGCCAGCACCCAGACCAGCACGAACGGCAGCGACGCCGCGCCACGCAGGAAGGTGACCTGCAAGGTCGGGTAGCTGGAGGACAACTGCTTCATGCCCGCATCCATCAGCGAGAAGCAGGCCACGGCCATGAGCATCCAGGCGACGGCACGGGTGGGGGTGCGTTGGGATTCCATGGCCCATTATCACCGCCCTTGCCGGGACGTCCATGCGGGGGTTGTTAGAATGGCGGCTTCACCTGCAGGAGTTTGCCCCATGCCCTCTTTTGACGTCGTTTCCGAAGTCGACATCCACGAACTGACCAATGCGGTCGACCAGGCCAACCGGGAGCTGTCCACCCGCTTCGATTTCAAGGGCGTGGATGCCAAGTTCGTGCTGGAAGACAGCGTCATCAGCCAGTCCGCCCCCAGCGACTTCCAGCTGCAGCAGATGACCGACATCCTGCGCCAGCGCCTGACCGCGCGGAAGATCGACGCCGCCTGCCTGGAATTCGGTGATATCGAAACCAACCTCGCCGGCGCCCGCCAGAAGATCACGGTCAAGCAGGGCATCGAGCAGAAGGTGGCCAAGAAGATCGCCGCCGCGATCAAGGAAGCCAAGCTCAAGGTCGACAGCCAGATCAACGGCGACAAGCTGCGCGTCACCGGCAAGAAGCGCGACGACCTGCAGGACGTGATGGCGCTGCTCAGGAAAGGCACGTTCGAGGTTCCGCTGCAGTTCGACAACTTCCGCGACTGATTGCCCATGAACGACACGCCCCTCATCGCCGACACCGCGCCGGACGGCAGCGATCCCATCGCGGAAACCCGGCGTTGGCTGGAGCAGATCGTCATCGGCCTGAACCTGTGCCCGTTCGCCAAGGCTGTGTACGTGAAGGACCAGGTGCGCTTCGTGCTCAGCGACGCCACCACCGTCGAAGCGCTGGTGGAAGAACTCGCCGAAGAGCTGGTGCTGCTGCGCGACACCCCGGCCGAGCAGATCGACACCACGCTGATCGTGCACCCGGACGTGCTGACCGATTTCCTGGATTACAACGACTTCCTCGACAACGCCGATGCCGCGATCGAAGCCTTGGACCTGCAGGGCATCCTGCAGGTGGCCAGCTTCCACCCGCAGTACCAGTTCGCCGGGGTCGCGCCGGATGACGTGAGCAACTACACCAACCGCGCGCCCTACCCGACCCTGCACCTGCTGCGCGAAGACAGCGTGGAACGCGCCGTGGCCGTCTTCCCGGACCCGGACGTGATCGTCGAGCGCAACATCGAAACGCTGGACAAGCTGGGCATCGAAGGCTGGACCCGCCTGCTCGGCCGCAAGGACACACCCCGGTGCCACTGACCCCGGCCATCACCGACTGGCCCGCGCAACCGCTGCGCGACCGCGTGGTGATCGTCACCGGTGGCGCACAGGGCGTGGGCCGTGGCATCGCGCAGGCGGTGCTGGGCGCCGGCGGCAGCGTGATGATCGCCGACCTGGACGCCGACGCCGGCCGCGCCTGCCTGAAGGAATGGGCGCTGCCCGAGCGCGCCGCGTTCCAGCGTGCGGACGTGGCCAGCGAGCGCAGCGTGCAGGCGCTGGTCAAGGCCACGCTGAAGCGTTTCGGGCGGATTGATGGATTGGTCAACAACGCCGGCATCGCCAGCGCGCATGGCACCCCGCTGGCGGAGATGACGCTGGCCGAATGGCAGCGCCGCCTGTCCAGCCTGCACGGGGCGTTCCTGTGCAGCAAGCACGCGCTGCCGGCGCTGCGCGCGCAGGCCGGCGGTTCGATCATCAACATCGCCTCCACCCGCGCCTGGCAGTCCGAGCCGGACAGCGAAGCCTATGCGGCGGCGAAGGGGGGGCTGGTGGCGTTTACCCACGCGCTGGCGATCAGCAGCGGGCCCGATGTGCGGGTCAACAGCATCAGCCCCGGGTGGATCACCACCGATGCCTGGCAGACCCCGGCACGGCGGCGCACGCCGAAGCTGTCGCGCCGCGACCATGCCCAGCATGCGGTGGGGCGCGTCGGCCAGCCGGAAGACATCGGTGCGCTAGCGGTGTTCCTGCTCTCGGACCTGTCCGGCTTCATCACCGGGCAGGACCACATCGTCGACGGCGGCATGAGCCGCACGATGATCTACGCCGAGTGATTCACCGCCGTGCCGACCAACGGTCGGCACCTACCCGGATCAATGGTGCGTGCGCACCAACGGTCGTACCGGTAGGTACCGACCGTTGGTCGGTACCCATCGCATCAACCGGCCATGCCGTTGTGACGCAGCAACGCGTCCACGTTCGGCGCACGCCCGCGGAACGCGGCGAAATTCTCCGCTGCACTCCGGCTGCCGCCCCGTGACAACACTTCATCGCGGAAGCGCCTGCCCGTTTCGGCCACCTGCTCCGGCGCTTCCTCGAATGCGGCGTACGCATCGGCGCTGAGCACCTCGGCCCACTTGTAGCTGTAGTAGCCCGCCGCATACCCGCCCGCGAAAATGTGGCTGAACTGGTGCGGGAAGCGGTTCCATTCGGGCGGGCGGTTGACCGCCACTTCGTCGCGCACGCGTTCCAGCAGCTGCAGCACGCTGTCCTGCACCGGATCGAAGCTGCTGTGCAGCTGCATGTCGAACAGCGCGAACTCCAGCTGGCGCACGGTGAACATGCCGCTCTGGAAATTACGTGCGGCCAGCATGCGGTCAAACAGCGCGCGCGGCAGCGGCTCGCCGCTGTCCACATGCGCGGTCATCGCCTGCACCCGGTCCCACTCCCAGCAGAAGTTCTCCATGAACTGGCTGGGCAGTTCCACCGCATCCCACTCCACGCCGTTGATGCCGGCCACGCCGAGCTCGCCGATGCGGGTCAGCAGCTGGTGCAGGCCGTGGCCCATTTCATGGAACAGCGTGGTCACTTCGTCGTGGCTGAAGGTCGAGGCCTTGCCCTCGCCACCCTTGCCGAAGTTGCATACCAGGTACACCAGCGGCGTCTGCACGCCCTGCGCGGTATCACGGCGGTTGCGGCAGTCGTCCATCCACGCGCCGCCGCGCTTGCCTTCGCGCGCGTACAGGTCCAGGTAGAACTGGCCGACCAGCGCGCCCTGCGCATCGACCAGGCGGAAGAAGCGCACGTCCGGATGCCACACCGGCGCCTGGTCGGGCTGCACCTGCAGGCCATAGAGGCCGTGGATGACGCTGAACAAACCCTCCAGCACCTTCGGCTCGGTGAAGTACTGCTTCACTTCCTGCTCGGAATAGCTGTAACGCGCCTGCTTCAGTTTCTCGGAGGCAAAGGCGAGGTCCCACGCTTCCAGCGCAGGCAGGCCCAGCTCGTCGCGTGCGAATGCGTCCAGCTCGGCGCGGTCGCGCTGCGCGTAGGGTTTCGCACGCGCTGCCAGGTCGCGCAGGAAACCCAGCACCTGCGGCGCGTCGTCGGCCATCTTGGTGGCGATGGAGTACTCGGCGTAGTTGGCAAAGCCCAGCAGGGTCGCCAGCTCGGCGCGCAGCGCCAGCACGCGATCGATGTGCGCGCTGTTGTCCAGCTTGGGATCGCCGAACTCGGAGGCGCGCAGCGCGTTGGCGCGGTACAGCGTCTCGCGCAGCGGACGGTGTTCTGCATAGGTCTGCACCGGCAGGTAGCACGGCATCTGCAGGGTCAGCTTCCAGCCTGGAAGACCCTCCTTCTCCGCGGCGGCGCGCGCAGCGGCGACCACATCGTCGGGCAGGCCGGCCAGTTCGCTGCGGTCTTCCACGTGCAGCGACCATGCATCGGTCGCATCGAGCACGTTCTGCGAGAACGTTGCCGACAGCGCCGAGAGCTCCTCGCGGATCGCGCTGTAACGCGCCTTGCCGGCCTCGTCCAGTTCGGCGCCACCCAGGCGGAAATCGCGCAGTGCGTTGTCCAGCACCTTGCGCCGGGCCGGGTCGTACTGCGTCGCTTCCGGCGTGGCGGCCAGCGCGCGGTACTGCTCGAACAGCGCCAGGTTCTGGCCGAGCGCGCTGCCAAAGCGGGTCACCTTCGGCAGGTTGCTGTTGTAGGCCTCGCGCAGCGCCGGGGTGTTCACCACCGCCTGCAGGTGGCCGACCTGGCCCCAGGCGCGCCACAGGCGTTCGGTGGCATCGTCCAGCGGCTCGACGAAGCTGGCCCAGCTGACCGGCTGCACGGTTTCGGCGGCTTTCACCGCCGCTTCGGCCTGCGCCAGCAAGGTGTCGATGGCCGGCCCGATGTGTTCGGGCTGGATCGCATCGAAACGGGGCAGGCCGGAAAAATCGAGCAGGGGATTGGCAGGGGTCACAGGGGTCTCCAGACAGCGGGGCCGGCACGCCGGCGTTTCCCACGATATGGCACCGGACCCGGCGCCGCACAAGCCCCGCCGGCCACGGGTTCGTGGCCGTTCACCCGCCTGCGGTGCTCAGTACAGGGCTTCCAGCGCGGCGTTGGGCAGCTCCGGCAGGCCCTGCCCGGCCACGGCCGCGGCGATCACCGCATCGACCTGCTCCACGTCGATGCCCTGCCGCGGGTACCAGTCCGGGTTGTAGTAGCTGTGCGCATAGCGTTCGCCGCTGTCGCACAGGATCGTCACGATCGAGCCGCTGCGCCCGGCCGCGCGCATGCGTTCGGCTGCGTGCAGCACGCCGATGAAGTTTGTGCCGGTAGAGCCGCCGACCCGGCGCCCCAGTTGCCGGCTGACGTGGCGCATCGCCGCCAGGCTCAGCGCGTCGGGCACCTTGACCATCGCGTCCACGCTGGTCGGGATGAAGCTCGATTCCACTCGTGGGCGGCCGATGCCTTCCACGCGCGAGCCGCCACTGCAGGTCAGTTCGCGCCACGGCTCGCCCGCCAGCGCGGCGCGGTAGCCGTCGAAGAACACCGACACTTCCGGGTCCGCGCACAGGATGCGGGTGTCATGCCGGCGGTAGCTGACATAACGGCCCAGCGTGGCAGCGGTACCGCCGGTGCCGGGGCTGCACACGATCCATTCCGGCACCGGATGCGGCTCTTCGGCCATCTGCTTGAAGATGGATTCGGCGATGTTGTTGTTGGCACGCCAGTCGGTGGCGCGCTCGGCGTAGGTGAACTGGTCCATGAAGTGGCCGCCGGTTTCGCGGGCGAGCTTTTCCGAATCGCAGTTCAGGTCGCAGGCGCGCTCCACGAGGTGGCAGCGCCCGCCGTGGAATTCGATGGCGGCGATTTTTTCCGGCGAGGTGGTGG
This is a stretch of genomic DNA from Stenotrophomonas rhizophila. It encodes these proteins:
- a CDS encoding M3 family metallopeptidase, with translation MTPANPLLDFSGLPRFDAIQPEHIGPAIDTLLAQAEAAVKAAETVQPVSWASFVEPLDDATERLWRAWGQVGHLQAVVNTPALREAYNSNLPKVTRFGSALGQNLALFEQYRALAATPEATQYDPARRKVLDNALRDFRLGGAELDEAGKARYSAIREELSALSATFSQNVLDATDAWSLHVEDRSELAGLPDDVVAAARAAAEKEGLPGWKLTLQMPCYLPVQTYAEHRPLRETLYRANALRASEFGDPKLDNSAHIDRVLALRAELATLLGFANYAEYSIATKMADDAPQVLGFLRDLAARAKPYAQRDRAELDAFARDELGLPALEAWDLAFASEKLKQARYSYSEQEVKQYFTEPKVLEGLFSVIHGLYGLQVQPDQAPVWHPDVRFFRLVDAQGALVGQFYLDLYAREGKRGGAWMDDCRNRRDTAQGVQTPLVYLVCNFGKGGEGKASTFSHDEVTTLFHEMGHGLHQLLTRIGELGVAGINGVEWDAVELPSQFMENFCWEWDRVQAMTAHVDSGEPLPRALFDRMLAARNFQSGMFTVRQLEFALFDMQLHSSFDPVQDSVLQLLERVRDEVAVNRPPEWNRFPHQFSHIFAGGYAAGYYSYKWAEVLSADAYAAFEEAPEQVAETGRRFRDEVLSRGGSRSAAENFAAFRGRAPNVDALLRHNGMAG
- a CDS encoding PLP-dependent cysteine synthase family protein, yielding MSQREWVAAAIRKIEADFNRSADTHLIPMDLPGHPGIELYFKDESSHPTGSLKHRLARSLFLYALANGWLREGRPVIEASSGSTAVSEAYFARLLGLPFIAVMPATTSPEKIAAIEFHGGRCHLVERACDLNCDSEKLARETGGHFMDQFTYAERATDWRANNNIAESIFKQMAEEPHPVPEWIVCSPGTGGTAATLGRYVSYRRHDTRILCADPEVSVFFDGYRAALAGEPWRELTCSGGSRVEGIGRPRVESSFIPTSVDAMVKVPDALSLAAMRHVSRQLGRRVGGSTGTNFIGVLHAAERMRAAGRSGSIVTILCDSGERYAHSYYNPDWYPRQGIDVEQVDAVIAAAVAGQGLPELPNAALEALY